ACGAAGCGCTCGTCCACGGTGCCGCGCGTCAGGTCGGCCTCGGGATCGGGGTCGACCACGATGAAGGGAACGCGCTGCGCCTCCTCGTAGAACATCTCCTTCTCGCCCAGCCAGTGGTCGCCCAGGAAGTCTCCGTGATCGGCGGTGAAGACGATCAGCGTGTCGTCGAGACGACCGGCGCGCTCCATGTGGGCGAACAGGCGGCCGAGCCAGTCGTCGAGCTGGGTGATGAGACCCATATAGGCCGGCCGCACGATGCCCGGCGCCTCGGGTCGGCTGAAGGAGACCGATTCCTCCATCTCGCGATAGGCGGCCAGCACGGGATGCTCGTTCGCGCGTTCCTGCTCGTCGCGGTTCAGAGGGAGCATGTCGGCAGCGCCGTACATGTTGTGATAGGGCGCCGGCGCCATGTAGGGCCAGTGCGGCTTCACGTAGCTGAGATGCAGGCACCACGGCGTCTCGCCCATCTCGTCGATGAAGCGCATCGCCTCGCGGGTCATGTAGGCGGTCTCGGAATGCTCCTCCTTCACACGCGCGGGCAGGTGGACGTTGCGCATGTGCCAGCCCGAGGCCTTCTCGCCGTTTGGCCCGTCGGCCGCGATCACGAAGTCGCTCCAGGGATCGTCGGACACATAGCCGTGCCGGCGCAGATAATCGGCGTAGCCGCTTTCCCCGCCCGGCGGCGAGTGACCGTCGTAGCGATCGAGCTCCTCGAAGCGACCGGCGCGCATCAGCGCGTCCAGCGCCGAACCGCCTTCGATGCCGAACCGTTCCAGCGCCTCAAGGTCGGGCAGGACGTGGGTCTTGCCGGCGAGGGCTACCTTGATCCCGGCCGCCGACAGGAAGTCGCCGATGGTCTTTTCGCGCAAGGAGAGCGGCACGCGATTCCAGGTTGCGCCGTGGCTCGACACGTAGCGGCCGGTATAGAAGCTCATGCGGCTCGGGCCGCAGACGCCCGACTGCACGTAGGCACGCGGGAAGCGCACGCCGCGCGCCGCCAGCGCATCGATCGCCGGGGTCTTCAGGTGGGGATGGCC
This DNA window, taken from Reyranella humidisoli, encodes the following:
- a CDS encoding alkaline phosphatase family protein — encoded protein: MGKVKNVLFIMCDQLRADHLSCAGHPHLKTPAIDALAARGVRFPRAYVQSGVCGPSRMSFYTGRYVSSHGATWNRVPLSLREKTIGDFLSAAGIKVALAGKTHVLPDLEALERFGIEGGSALDALMRAGRFEELDRYDGHSPPGGESGYADYLRRHGYVSDDPWSDFVIAADGPNGEKASGWHMRNVHLPARVKEEHSETAYMTREAMRFIDEMGETPWCLHLSYVKPHWPYMAPAPYHNMYGAADMLPLNRDEQERANEHPVLAAYREMEESVSFSRPEAPGIVRPAYMGLITQLDDWLGRLFAHMERAGRLDDTLIVFTADHGDFLGDHWLGEKEMFYEEAQRVPFIVVDPDPEADLTRGTVDERFVEAIDVVPTILETLGLPTQDHLLEGRSLLPLLRKIHLDSWRDAVFSELDYSFREARKILGRKPNECRAIMVRTDRWKYVWWQGYRPMLFDLANDPKERRDLGNDLTYAPIFREMEERLNAWAKARKSRVTVDDAYVEARTAKHRQHGIFFGQW